From Hymenobacter sedentarius, a single genomic window includes:
- a CDS encoding DUF2911 domain-containing protein: MSKHLLNLPVALATAVTLLAAPSAQAQITTPQASPKSTVTQRVGLTDITIVYSRPSLKGRAVFGDKTPLAPLGQRWRTGANATTSIKFSDDVTIDGKKVPAGEYGIYTIPRANEWTVVLNKSLKQGADVEGFKEDQDVARLTVKPYKVASKVETFTINFADITPGTANVAMEWANTGVKFKITADVDSKVMAQIDEKITKNANPSANDLAAAAVYYLDNNKDLKQALAWMEKANATDAKYWNLNTEAKIRLKMKDYAGATKAAEASKKAALAATPPNGEYVKMNEELMAEAKKAGK, encoded by the coding sequence ATGAGCAAGCATTTGCTGAATCTTCCCGTTGCCCTGGCCACCGCAGTTACGCTGCTGGCGGCTCCTTCTGCCCAAGCCCAAATCACGACGCCGCAGGCCAGCCCCAAAAGCACCGTTACGCAGCGCGTGGGCCTGACTGACATTACCATTGTGTACTCCCGCCCCAGCCTGAAAGGTCGGGCCGTGTTTGGCGACAAAACGCCGTTGGCTCCCCTGGGCCAGCGCTGGCGCACGGGCGCCAATGCCACCACCAGCATCAAGTTCTCGGATGATGTGACCATTGACGGCAAAAAAGTACCCGCCGGCGAGTACGGCATCTACACCATTCCCCGCGCCAACGAGTGGACGGTGGTGCTGAACAAAAGCCTGAAGCAGGGCGCCGACGTGGAAGGCTTCAAGGAGGACCAGGACGTGGCCCGCCTCACCGTGAAGCCCTACAAAGTGGCCAGCAAAGTGGAGACCTTCACCATCAACTTCGCGGATATCACCCCCGGCACCGCCAACGTAGCCATGGAATGGGCCAACACCGGCGTCAAGTTCAAAATCACGGCTGACGTAGACAGCAAGGTGATGGCGCAGATTGACGAGAAAATCACCAAAAACGCCAACCCCTCGGCCAACGACCTCGCGGCGGCCGCCGTGTACTACCTCGACAACAACAAGGACCTGAAGCAAGCCTTGGCCTGGATGGAAAAAGCCAACGCCACCGATGCCAAGTACTGGAACCTGAACACCGAAGCTAAAATCCGGCTCAAGATGAAGGATTATGCCGGTGCTACCAAGGCTGCCGAAGCCTCGAAGAAAGCCGCGCTGGCGGCCACGCCGCCCAACGGTGAGTACGTGAAAATGAACGAAGAACTGATGGCAGAAGCCAAGAAGGCCGGCAAGTAA
- a CDS encoding SDR family NAD(P)-dependent oxidoreductase: MNDQTALITGASSGIGFELARCFARDDYRVVLVARHLDELKEAARLIHQEFEGIDIVLLPFDLSLPESPTELYAETTALGLQIDALVNDAGFGETGYFSDTDMATELAMIQVNVSALVHLTKLYLRDMLARNSGRILQLGAISSFTPSPCQAVYAATKAFVLSFTEAVQHELKQQKTAVTMTLLCPPNTDTNFFHVAHADNTRAARHTVSARAVAEEGYDVLMEGGARSLPTMAAKVNFFSSLVLPDSMLATIMNNQLHPAQR, from the coding sequence ATGAACGACCAAACCGCATTAATTACTGGCGCCTCAAGTGGCATCGGTTTCGAACTGGCCCGGTGCTTCGCCCGCGACGATTATCGGGTAGTGCTGGTGGCCCGCCACCTCGACGAGCTCAAGGAAGCGGCCCGCCTTATACATCAGGAGTTTGAGGGCATTGATATTGTGCTCCTGCCTTTCGACTTGAGCCTGCCCGAATCGCCAACCGAGCTATACGCCGAAACTACGGCGCTCGGCCTGCAGATAGACGCCCTGGTTAACGACGCCGGCTTTGGCGAAACCGGCTACTTCTCCGATACCGACATGGCCACCGAACTGGCCATGATACAAGTGAACGTGTCCGCGCTGGTGCACCTCACCAAGCTCTACCTGCGCGACATGCTGGCCCGCAACTCCGGCCGAATCCTCCAGCTGGGGGCCATATCTTCTTTCACGCCCAGCCCCTGCCAGGCCGTGTACGCCGCCACCAAAGCCTTTGTGCTCAGCTTCACCGAAGCCGTGCAGCACGAGCTCAAGCAGCAAAAGACGGCCGTTACCATGACGCTGCTGTGCCCGCCCAACACCGATACCAACTTCTTCCACGTGGCCCACGCCGACAATACCCGCGCCGCCAGGCACACCGTATCGGCCCGGGCAGTGGCCGAAGAAGGGTACGATGTGCTCATGGAAGGCGGCGCCCGTAGCCTGCCCACCATGGCCGCCAAGGTCAACTTCTTCTCCAGCCTGGTGCTTCCCGATTCCATGCTGGCTACCATCATGAACAACCAGCTGCATCCCGCGCAGCGCTAA
- a CDS encoding CocE/NonD family hydrolase, with the protein MKNTVYRSAAYALLGLLLATRAAAQALPQPVAVTDAEAAARAAADTLYIHEHYTKTEHQIPVRDGVKLYTVVYAPKDADKVRYPIMLNRTPYSVGPYGPGRYKTNISPSSTMLHEGYIFAFQDVRGRYMSEGQFLDMRPQKEKHTGKTDTDESTDTFDTIEYLLKKGPKNNGRVGQWGISYPGFYTSTGLLSRHKALKAASPQAPIADWFWDDFHHNGAFFLPHAFNFLASFGLPRPAPTAVKNPAFQHGTPDGYDFFLRMGPLKNADARYYKGQVGFWNDLMQHPNYDAFWEARNLRPHLHHIKTAVLTVGGFNDAEDLFGALNTYQSIEKQNPGTANRLVMGPWIHGGWARGTGEMLGNVNYGPSPSYWYQQNVEAPFFKSYLKDDKPAKLAEAYVFESGTNQWRTFDAWPPKAAQDRTIYFQPNGKISFDQPTADTEFDQFLSDPAHPVPFTEATATGMTKEYMTDDQRFASRRPDVLTYQTDVLTEDLTLAGPIQALLQVATTGSDADWVVKIIDVYPDNTPDDPRTLPGVHLGGYQQMVRSEVMRGRFRNSFAKPEPFVPGQVTAVPFTVQDLMHTFRKGHRLMVQVQSSWFPLVDRNPQKYVDNIYQAEESDFQPATHRLYHSPAHASKLTVKVL; encoded by the coding sequence ATGAAAAACACTGTTTACCGCTCCGCTGCATATGCCTTGCTGGGCCTGCTGCTGGCCACCCGGGCCGCCGCCCAAGCCTTGCCCCAGCCCGTGGCCGTCACCGATGCCGAGGCGGCCGCCCGGGCCGCCGCCGATACGCTGTACATCCACGAGCATTACACCAAGACGGAACACCAGATTCCGGTGCGCGACGGGGTGAAGCTCTACACCGTGGTGTACGCGCCCAAAGATGCCGATAAGGTGCGCTACCCCATCATGCTCAACCGCACGCCCTACTCGGTGGGGCCGTACGGGCCGGGGCGCTACAAAACCAACATCAGCCCCAGCAGCACCATGCTGCACGAGGGGTACATTTTCGCGTTTCAGGATGTGCGCGGGCGCTACATGTCGGAAGGCCAGTTTCTGGACATGCGCCCGCAGAAGGAAAAGCACACCGGCAAAACCGACACCGACGAGAGCACCGATACCTTCGACACCATCGAGTACCTGCTCAAGAAGGGCCCAAAGAACAACGGCCGCGTGGGCCAGTGGGGTATTTCGTACCCGGGCTTCTACACCTCCACCGGCCTGCTCAGCCGCCACAAGGCCTTGAAAGCCGCCTCGCCGCAGGCGCCCATCGCCGATTGGTTTTGGGACGACTTCCACCACAACGGCGCGTTTTTTCTGCCCCACGCCTTCAACTTTCTGGCCAGCTTCGGCCTGCCCCGGCCCGCGCCCACGGCGGTTAAGAACCCGGCCTTCCAGCACGGCACCCCCGATGGCTACGACTTCTTTCTGCGCATGGGCCCGCTCAAAAACGCCGACGCCCGCTATTACAAGGGCCAAGTTGGCTTCTGGAACGACCTGATGCAGCACCCCAACTACGACGCCTTCTGGGAGGCCCGCAACCTGCGGCCCCACCTGCACCACATCAAAACTGCCGTGCTCACCGTGGGAGGCTTCAACGACGCCGAGGATTTGTTTGGCGCCCTGAACACCTACCAAAGCATCGAAAAGCAAAACCCCGGCACCGCCAACCGCCTCGTGATGGGCCCCTGGATACACGGCGGCTGGGCCCGCGGCACCGGCGAGATGCTGGGCAACGTGAATTACGGCCCTTCACCGTCCTACTGGTACCAGCAAAACGTAGAGGCTCCGTTCTTCAAATCGTACCTGAAAGACGACAAGCCCGCTAAACTGGCCGAAGCCTACGTCTTTGAAAGCGGCACCAACCAGTGGCGCACGTTTGATGCCTGGCCGCCCAAAGCCGCCCAGGACCGCACCATCTACTTCCAGCCCAACGGCAAAATCAGCTTCGACCAGCCCACCGCCGACACCGAGTTTGACCAGTTCCTGAGCGACCCGGCCCACCCCGTGCCCTTCACCGAAGCCACCGCCACTGGCATGACCAAGGAATACATGACCGACGATCAGCGCTTCGCCAGCCGCCGCCCCGATGTGCTCACCTACCAGACCGACGTGCTCACCGAGGACCTCACCCTGGCCGGTCCCATTCAGGCGCTGCTGCAAGTGGCCACCACCGGCTCCGATGCCGACTGGGTAGTGAAAATCATCGACGTGTACCCCGACAACACGCCCGACGACCCGCGTACCCTGCCGGGCGTACACTTGGGCGGCTACCAGCAAATGGTGCGCTCCGAAGTAATGCGCGGCCGCTTCCGCAACAGCTTCGCTAAGCCCGAGCCGTTCGTGCCCGGCCAGGTGACGGCCGTGCCCTTCACCGTGCAGGACCTCATGCACACCTTCCGCAAAGGCCACCGCCTCATGGTACAGGTACAAAGCAGCTGGTTTCCGCTTGTTGACCGCAACCCGCAGAAGTACGTCGATAACATCTACCAGGCCGAGGAAAGCGACTTTCAGCCCGCCACGCACCGGCTCTACCATTCGCCCGCCCACGCCTCCAAGCTCACGGTAAAAGTGCTGTAA